The genomic DNA CTCTCGTCGCTGGCGGTGATCGAGGCGGAATCTTCCTCTCCCCGCGATTTGCTCCTCAGCAGCCTGGACGAGGCGGTCGGGGCTGCGAACTCCCTGGCAGTCGGAGCGGAACGGGTTGGGGAGTCGTTCCGCGGTTTCGACGTCAAGACAGCGAACGAAGACCTGACGCAGCTTGCGCAGGGACTGGGCACTCTCGTGGCGATCGTGCAGGCGCTCAGCCAGGCGGTCGGTGTGGATCTGGCCAACGTATCGTGCGCCAAGGGGACTGGGGCGCAGATGATTGACGAGCTCATTGCCCACGCCGACTCGCTGATCGCGTCACAGTCGACGGGGGACTGGATTACCGTGGCCGACGTGATCGAGTATGACATCGCTCCGGCGCTCCGCGCCTGGCCGGACCTGCTGGATGCTCTTCGCGGTGCAGTCCCGGATGTCCCGCGCTCGGTGTCGTGAGAGCCTGCCGTGACCGACCTCTTTCGGGACAATCTGGCCGCGCTCCTCGAACGTTCGCCGGAAACCGGACGCCGCGTTGAGGCGTCGCCCGTTCTGCGCGGGTTCGGCATCGCGTCCTCGGCCGACGGCGGAGCGATAGTCGAGCAGGGGGGCCATCCCCTCGAAAGCCGGCGCGCGCCGGTCGAGGCCGCACGGCGTCAGGCCGCGGCCGTGCCCTTTCCCCGCGTTGCTGTGGCCGGCATCGGAGCCGGGTACCTCGTGGAGGCGTTGTTCGAACGGGGCGTCGAGGTGGCGGCCATCGTCGAGGACGGTACCGACGCGCTGGTCGCCGCGATGTCGGCGCGGGATCTCCGGGCCATTCTCCGGCAGGTTCCGGTCGTGCTGCTCGACACGCTCGGAGATGCCACCGAACGGGTACTCTTCAAGTCCCGCGTGTCGGATCTCGCGCCGCTCGGCGGCAGGGTGGCCGGGAGCGCAGGTCTCGGTGCGCTGGTCACGTCGTGGCCGCGCATTCCTCCGCCCACGCGGCCGCCCCGCGTCCTCGTCGTCGGTCCGATCTACGGGGGCTCGCTGGAAACCTCGCGGTCCACAGCCCGAGCGATGACGGCCATTGGCGCGGACACGAGCTTTCTCGATTTCGCCCCGTTTGGCGAGGGTTGGCGCGCGATCGAGCAGTTCGAACTCCCCACCGAGGGGCGCCGATCGCTCCAGGCCAGTCTGGCGGAGATGCTCGGTGAGACGGTGGTCCGCCGGGCCGAGGCGTGGAAGCCGGACCTCGTCCTGGCGCTCGCGCAGGCCCCGCTCTCGGAGCCGAGTCTTCGTCGGCTTCGCGAGATGGGCTCCCGCACGGCATTCTGGTTCGTCGAGAACGGGCGCGTGCTGCCGTATTGGAAAGATGTCGCACGCAGCTACGATGTGTTCTTCGCAATCCAAGTGCAGCCGTTCATCGACCAGGTGAAAGCGGCCGGCGCGGCCAGGGCGGTGTACTTGCCAACGGCGTGCGATCGCGAACGTCACGTGCCCGTTGTGCTGACCCCGGAGGAGCGCAGCCGGTACGAAACGGATGTGAGCTTCGCGGGGGCGCCGTACCTGAATCGGCGGCGGTTGCTGGGGACGCTTGCCGACTGGTCACCGAGGATTTGGGGCGAAGGGTGGGATCAGACCGAGCTGGCCTCGATGGCCGTCGGCACGGGACATCGCTTCTCCCTCGATGAAATGGTCCGCGTCTTCGCCGGTTCACGGGTCAATCTGAATATCCACTCGGCGGCCCACACCGAAGGACTGGACCCCGATCCGGACTATCTCAACCCACGCACCTTCGAGTTGGCAGCGTGCGCCGCGTTCCAACTCGTGGACGCGAGGCAGCCGCTTCGCGACGCTTTTGCCGAGACCGAGGTCGTCAGCTTCCGTTCGGTGTCGGAACTGCGCGAATGTCTCTCCCACTATCTGGCACATCCCGAGGAGCGGCAGGCGTTCGCACGGCGGGCTCGCGCGCGAGCGCTGGCGGCACACACGTTCGAGCACCGGGCGCGTGAAATTCTGCGTGAAGCGGTGGGGCCCGACTTCGCCGCGGGGGCCATCCTCCGCACCAGGCGAGGCGGCGACGACACGCTCGACGCGGCAATCGATCACGCGGGCCAGGCGAGCCCCGAGATGACGCGCGACGAGGCGCTGCTACGCCTGCTCGGCGCCGTACGGAGCACGAAGTGAAGCCGCGCCGCGTGCTCGTCCTGCAACTGTGCCGCATGGGAGACATCCTCCAGACGACGCCCATGCTGAGGGGGATTCGTCGGGAGCACCCCGACTGGCACGTGACCCTGGTTCTGCTCGACGGTTTTGCCAGCGTGCCCATACCGACACGCCTGTACGACCGTCTCGTCAGCTTCCCACATTCGGCGCTCTTTGCCACCGTGGCCACGAATCCCGATCAATGGCGGGACGGACTGACCCGGCTTCGGAGCCTGATCGAGGAGTTGGGAAGCGAGCCGTACGACCTTGCCCTCAACCTCACGCACAGCGATGTGTCGGGCTATCTGATGGCGGCCGTCCCGAGCCGCGAGCGGCGGGGCGTGGTCTTTGGCGCGGACCGCAAGCGGGCGATTCGCGGCGCGTGGATGCAGTATTTCTGGGCCACGGCGAGGTCCCGCCTGCTTCGCGCGTTCAACCTGGTTGATCTCTACACGTGGTCCGCGGATGTGGGCTGTGACGATGGAGCCCTCGATCTCGCCGTGCCCGATCCCGCGCGCCACCGGATTGAGGAATGGTTGAACGAGCACAAGGCGGGGGTGCGCCCGCTGATCGCGCTGCAACTGGGTGCGAGCGAGCAGATCCGTCAGTGGCGCCCCGAGAACTTCGCCGGACTGGTGGACCAACTTCCCGCCGATGTCGCCGATTTCGTGCTCGTTGGGACTGCGGGTGAGCGCCCCTTGGCGGACCGCTTCAAGGCGGTCGTCAGGCGCCCGGTGCTCGACGCGGTCGGCTCCACGTCCTTGACGGAACTCGGTGCGCTGCTCGGGCGTTGCCGCCTTCTCGTCACCAACGACACCGGAACCATGCACGTGGCCACAGCGGTCGGCACCAAGGTGCTGGAGATCACGCTGGGCCCCGCGCTCGCTCACGAGACGGGTCCGTACGGTGTCGGTCATCTCATTGTCGAGCCGGAGATCGCGTGCTTTCCGTGTCCGGCGGGGGCGGACTGCAACCACCGATCGTGCCACGAGTACCTCTCGCCCGGGGCGGGGGCGGCACTGGTCCGCTTCGCGATGGGCGAGCCCGGTGTGCCAACCGTGCCTGGCGGGCGAGTCCTGTGCGCCGTTCGCGCGGCGTCAGGAGGCGTCGAGTACCGCCCTCTCGTTGCCTCGACGATGAAGCCGACGGATATTCTCCGCGACCTGACGGGGCAAGCGTGGGGGGACTCGCTGGGCTTCCCGCACCCTGCCGCGGGCGTACAGGCGCCGAAGCGAGATTTGCTGCCCTCCGGCCTGACCGACTGGGCGTGGGCCACGCCGGTGATCAAAGCCCTTGCGGAGGTCGAGACCGAGGCCCGGAATGCCGGGGCCCTGCTCCGGCGGCTTCCGGGCGCGCCGCGGAAGGAACAGGCCGATCTGGCCGCGCGCACGCATCGGCACCTCGAGCGACTCCTGCTGCTCGGCGAGATTGAACCTTCCTGCCTGCCTCTGGTGACCGGTCTTCGGGTTGAACTTGAATCGATTGTGGCTTCCGACCTGCGGACGCTCACGCGAACCCAGACCGCAGCCTATCTCGCGGTCTCCGGGCGCGCGATCCGCCTCGCCAGTCTGCTGAGCGCGTGCGCACCGGCCCCCTCTTGTGCGACCATGTCGGCCGGGATATAGCCCGGGACCGGGCACCGGTGTCTGCTCGGAAGATGCGAGTTGGAGCACCGGGAGGGCGGTGAAGTGGGCCCTGGCGCTGGTATTTCACTTGCAGGTCCGAGCGGTACCACGGCGTGCCGATGCGACGTGCGGGCGAAACACACCGGATATCGACGAAATCGCCGCACGGTTGGACGTCGGCTGGACGACCGCCCGTGTCGTGCGTCCGTCGTTGTGCGCCCACACGGCGTGCAGGGTTTCTGGAGGACTTGTGGCCAGCATCACGCGCCCGGCAGACGATATGACCGGCGGGACTGTGCCCTCGCGTGCCGCAAGCCAGGTCATCCATGATGTGGGGGGGGCGGGCCCGATCTATTCCGCGGCGACCGGCCCCGACGGCCGCCGGTATTTCAGCGACGAATTCCATCACCGCGTGGTCATCGAAGAGTCCACCGGCTACCACTGGAGTTTCGGCCAGATGGGCGGCGGGGCTGGAGAATTTCGCCATCCCAGGGGCCTCGCACTCTTGGCCAGTGAGACGATTGAGGCGTGCCGGCTGTTCGTGTGTGACGCCTGGAACCACCGGATCCAGGTCTTCGACGGTCAGGGTGTCTTTCTCTTCGCGTTTGGGAGTGCCGGCAACGGCGAAGGACAATTCGACGTCCCGTCCGACATCACGCTGATACGGCCCGAGTTCCCTGGCGAGGATCTGGGAACGGATCCACACGACG from Vicinamibacterales bacterium includes the following:
- a CDS encoding glycosyltransferase, which gives rise to MTDLFRDNLAALLERSPETGRRVEASPVLRGFGIASSADGGAIVEQGGHPLESRRAPVEAARRQAAAVPFPRVAVAGIGAGYLVEALFERGVEVAAIVEDGTDALVAAMSARDLRAILRQVPVVLLDTLGDATERVLFKSRVSDLAPLGGRVAGSAGLGALVTSWPRIPPPTRPPRVLVVGPIYGGSLETSRSTARAMTAIGADTSFLDFAPFGEGWRAIEQFELPTEGRRSLQASLAEMLGETVVRRAEAWKPDLVLALAQAPLSEPSLRRLREMGSRTAFWFVENGRVLPYWKDVARSYDVFFAIQVQPFIDQVKAAGAARAVYLPTACDRERHVPVVLTPEERSRYETDVSFAGAPYLNRRRLLGTLADWSPRIWGEGWDQTELASMAVGTGHRFSLDEMVRVFAGSRVNLNIHSAAHTEGLDPDPDYLNPRTFELAACAAFQLVDARQPLRDAFAETEVVSFRSVSELRECLSHYLAHPEERQAFARRARARALAAHTFEHRAREILREAVGPDFAAGAILRTRRGGDDTLDAAIDHAGQASPEMTRDEALLRLLGAVRSTK
- a CDS encoding glycosyltransferase family 9 protein, giving the protein MKPRRVLVLQLCRMGDILQTTPMLRGIRREHPDWHVTLVLLDGFASVPIPTRLYDRLVSFPHSALFATVATNPDQWRDGLTRLRSLIEELGSEPYDLALNLTHSDVSGYLMAAVPSRERRGVVFGADRKRAIRGAWMQYFWATARSRLLRAFNLVDLYTWSADVGCDDGALDLAVPDPARHRIEEWLNEHKAGVRPLIALQLGASEQIRQWRPENFAGLVDQLPADVADFVLVGTAGERPLADRFKAVVRRPVLDAVGSTSLTELGALLGRCRLLVTNDTGTMHVATAVGTKVLEITLGPALAHETGPYGVGHLIVEPEIACFPCPAGADCNHRSCHEYLSPGAGAALVRFAMGEPGVPTVPGGRVLCAVRAASGGVEYRPLVASTMKPTDILRDLTGQAWGDSLGFPHPAAGVQAPKRDLLPSGLTDWAWATPVIKALAEVETEARNAGALLRRLPGAPRKEQADLAARTHRHLERLLLLGEIEPSCLPLVTGLRVELESIVASDLRTLTRTQTAAYLAVSGRAIRLASLLSACAPAPSCATMSAGI